The region tttcctcattttttcctgaaaatgggACTCATCATGTCGCAGGGCTATTGCGAGATTAGAAGGTAATCAGGAGTCAGGTGCAGCGCCTCAGCAGCTAGGAGCACGCAGCGCTGCCCCAGGTGGGTGCCGGCTGGGCCCACGAGGTCCTGTCTCAGCTCCTGACGCTGCCTCTCCTGGCGCCCTTCCTGTTCCGCTCAGCGTTTCCCATTCCTTctccccccccgccgcccccgccccccaggcccaccTCACTGTGTCAGCTTCTTGCACCAGAATTCCTGCTCTTCGGTGCCGGGCTGTCCCGGCAGCCACCCTGCTCCCTGTGGACtagggccaggccccgccccagtgGGGCATGGGAGCTGGCAGGCCCTGAGCTCTGGTCAGGCCATCGAGACCCAAAAGTGGGGGAAATGAAGCCCAgaaaggggcaggggctgcctaCGTGGTCACGCCTACGTACGGCTGGTTTGGGCCGCGGCCAGAGCTGCAGCTGATGGTCACTCGCTGGGGCCCCTCAGTTGCCACCGCACCCCACTCCACACCACCTGGGGTGTCGGGAGCAGAGCTGGAGGCCACTCCCACACCCACCGGCTGGACCTGGGAGACCACTTCTCTGACCACCGGCCCCGGGGAAGGAAAACACCCGGCAAAGGCCCACGCCAGGCTCCCAGGTGTGGGAGGAAGTCCAGGGTCCCTGCTGGAGCGGGGGTGGCCGTGGAGAGCCAGGCCTTTATGTGCGAGCACCCGAGAATGTGGTGGTGCTGTCCCTGCAGAGGGGACAGCCCGGGGGTGTGCCCTTGAACCCAGGCAGAGGAGAGCGCTGGGATGGGGGGGACTGACCGCCTGGTACAGAGCCCGGAGCAGCCTCAGGTCCTGCACTTCCCCGCTCTGTTTACAGATAAGCCACTGTCCTCCCGGGTGGGGCGGTGAGGGGGACAGAGAACAGGTGCCAAGGTGGCACGAGGCTGGGCATGTGCCTGGCCCCGGACAGTGTCTGAGGAGTGTCAGACCCTCAGGGCTGTCGCTCTGaagacccctgcccccagcagaggCCCTTGATCTCTTCAGAAGCCGACCACCTACCTACTCGGGGCGGCAGGAGTCCAGGTatcccacccagcccccatcctGGGCCCAAAGGCCCCCATCGGAGTCTTGGCTCTGCTTATAGCATCTGACGCCGAGGGGCTGAAAATAGCCCctggcggagggggagggggctatTTAAAGCGCCTGGACGGAGCGGAGCCCAGGGAGCGAGGCTGATCATGGCTGCTTCGGAGCTGAGCTGCCAGGTGTCCGAGGAGAACTGTGAGCGCCGGGAGGCCTTCTGGGCTGAGTGGAAGGACCTCACGCTGTCCACGAGGCCTGAGGAGGGGTGAGTGCTGGCCAGctgggggctgctgctccccTCCTTTACAGCACCCTCCCCGAGCCTGGGGAGGCCAGAGCACAAAGTttctaggggtgggggtgggggtgaggcggGGTCACCCCTCCTGCACCCAGGGGGTCACCTGCccggccaggggctggagggcagcGGCTCTCAGGAGCTCAGCGTCCGCTCCCCTgtccccccagctcctccctgcatGAGGAGGACGCGCAGCGGCATGAGACCTACCACCAGCAGGGGCAGTGCCAGGCGCTGGTGCAGCGCTCGCCCTGGTTGGTGATGCGCATGGGCATCCTCGGCCGGGGGCTGCAGGAGTACCTGCTGCCTTACCAGAgggtgctgcccctgcccctcttcACCCCCACGAAGATGGGCGCCGCCAAGGAGGAGCGCGAGGATACCCCCGTCCAGCTGCGGGAGCTGCTGGCCCTGGAGACGGCCCTGGGTGGCCAGTGTGTGGAACGCCAGGACGTGGCCGAGATCACCAAGCAGCTGCCCCCCGTGGTGTCGGTCAGCAAGCCGGGCACCCTTCGTCGCTCTCTGTCCCGCTCCATgtcccaggaagcacagagaggctgagagggaCGGACTCGGGCTCCGCTGTGCCCACGCCGGGCTGGGCCCCTCCTGGCTAGGACCACGGAGGGGAGCTGCTGGCCGTGGATGCTTTGTAGTTTGCCCAGAGTTGGGGGCTAGGCAAAGGGGGAGCCGGAGGCCAGGGTGCCTGAGTTCccaaaggaggaaggggagcgAAGACAGTGGGCGCTCAGCGTGGAGAGCTAGGGGCCAGCACAGCTGAGCACCCCCAGCCCGAGGAGAAGGGGCAAGGATGCTGGTGAGGGACAGGTGCTTGGGAGGGGCGACCCTGCTCGGAGGAGGACACGGGGAGGGGTCAGGAGGTCCGGAAGGCGCTGGGAAGAGGCTTGGAGGAGACTGGGGGGGGGGACacggagaggcagaggcaggtggagcCCCCAGCACCCGTTAGCGCTGCAATAAATGCTCAATGGTGTTCCAGTTTCGTGTCTCCTTGGGGTTGGGGGGCCTGCCCCTTGGGGTCACCCCCTCCCCGTGCCCACTTCTGGGAACAGGCCCTGCTCCTGGGCTAAATATGGCAGAGCAAGTGGGCACGCCCCATGTTCGGGGGGAGCAGAGCTAGCTGCAAGCAGGCTGTCTGTCCAGCTCCCCGTTGGCGGCCTGACTGGGCTGTGCAGGCCTGCCCTCCGTGCCCAGCTCCCTGGCGCTGGGCTCTGCCCAGGAGGCCAGCTGGCACCCAGGGTGTGTTTAAATGACCTCTTAGAGGGTATGGAGGGAGCTGGCACTAAGACTGCCCGTGTTGGTACCTCAGTGTGCGATGGGGTCAGTGACCCCAAGGCTGACCTGCCTCTCAGGTCTACATCCAGACAAGAGGGGTCTTTGGCTGGGGCAGGTGCtccgccctcccctctcctgggagcccagggtgggtggggtgggggccaggttCCTGTCTGTGACCCCTGCAGCTGTCGTGGTGACTCATGTTCCGACCTGGCTGCCTCGCCCAACAGGGAGACACTTCTCCCTTAGAACAAGGTGCGTGGGCCAGCCAGGGGCCGGTCTTGGGAGCTCTAGCTCAGGAGCCCCAAACCGGGGAGCTGCATGAATGTTCACGATGTTCTGACAAAAACCGCCCAGAGGACTAGCAGACAGGGACCTGCCATTCATCACTTGCattactggggggggggggcgggggaggggggcacaccCACGGCCCAAGTCTGCGCGGGAGAGTGCGCACCTCCCTCAGCCTGAGGCTCGGCAGTGAGAAGGGGCCCAGGCTGCACAAACCCACGTCTGGCTGGCCCGGAGCTACGTGACATCGGTGCGCACCTTGCAGAAGAGAAAGGTCACAGGACCAGCAGCAGCTCCCGgaaggagataaggagggagcTCCAGTCGGTCCATTCCCCAAACAGCTCACATTCCTTCTGGCCCGGGCGGccagcaccaccccccccccccccccgtcacggggtgggggcgggaggccgCGCGCTGGCCCGCAGTAGCCCGCCCAGGGCGGAGGGGCACCGGACTGCCTTGAGGGGTCCCACCCGGGGGACCAGAGAAGGCCCTGCAACGCCCCCCTCCCGTTGGGAGGATGAGTGGAGACGCGGCCTCTGGACAGCCCGGGACCTGGAAGCCAAGCCCGACCTGCAGGCCTCGCCcggcccgcgccccgcccccagggggctAAAGTGGGGGCAGAAACCCAGGCCCGTCGAACCCAAAGTCCCTTGGCGCCCGAAAACTGAGGCCGCACCCCCTCGGGCCCTGGCAGCCCGGAGAAGGGCCCTGCGCCCTCCCGTCCTCCCCTGGGTCGCGCGCCCCCGACGTGGCGGGAAGTCCCCGGCCTTCCGCCCCCGCAGGCCCCAGATCAGCGCCTGGAAGCCCGCAGGGCGGGCAGACAAGGGCCCGCTGTCCGCCCCCTAAGTGCATTAGCCCCGCGCGTTCCCTATCGTCGCCGCCATCGGACCGGTGTGGCGAGATCCGCTCTGGGGCCTCGGGGCGACCGCGGCCAGAACGGGCTGTCCTTTCCGCAGTGGGGTGGGCGAGGGGCGCGGGGgacgggagggggcagggaagtaCGAGAAAAGATGCTCGGGGAGGGGCGGAGAAGGGGCGTCGCGGGGACCCCACCGAGGacaggggtgggtgctgggcgGGGTGTCCCGGAGAAGAGGAGCCTGGCGCGGGGCTGGGCCCGGGCAGGAGAGCGCCGGGCGGTGGGGACTGGGGGGGACGGACGGGGCTGGTTCGAACCCCGAACCCCGGCAGAAGAGAAGGGACGGCAGGCCGGCGACGGGGGCGCACGGCCGTGGGAGCTGGAGAGGAACCACGCGGGCGGCCCGGGGCTGGCGGGGTCGGGGATCTGAGGGCTATGCGGGCGGGAGGCTCAGGTGGCGGGAGGCTCAGGTGCAGGACTCGGAAAGGGCCACGCGAGGCAAAGGGTGGAGGGCAGCGGGAGCAAGTgcgagcggggcggggcggggacggATGTTCCAGccgcgggcccccccccccccgtgcgtCGGCGGCGGCGGGGACAGTGAGGGAgatggatggggagggggagacgcGGCGCGCGTGGCCCGGGGCGGCTCTGCGCGGAGTCACCGCCCCCGCAGCGGAGGAGTCGGGCGGGGGTCCAGCCGCAGATAAACGGGCTGTGAGGCCGGCGGGGCACAGGGTGGGCAGCGGCAGCACCATGAGCACCGGGGGCCCCAGTCACGCCGCGGCGGCAGCCCAGGACGCGCGCCCGGACCGGGCGGCGATCGCCTTGGCCTACCAACGGTTCGAGCCCCGCGCCTACCTGCTCAACAACTACACGCCCCCGCGGGGGGACCTGAGCAACCCTGACGGCGTCGGGCCTTGGAAGCTGCGCTGCTTGGCGCAGACCTTCGCCACCGGTGAGtgcggggaaactgaggcacagggggcAGGAAGTCATCAGGGAGCTAAAGGGGCGCATGGGAAAGCCAGATGGGGACCTCGGAGCAGGTGGTTACGAGGTAAGACTAGAGGACGAGGAGGAGCCGTGCCCCTCCGATGAGGGCTGAAGGAGAGAGGCCCGTGGACGGGGCCGGGAGGGGAGGGTGCTCGGAGCTGAGGGGTCAGGAGGGCAGGGCAGTAAAGGGCCGGAGTCAGGAGAGAcgcagagaaggaaagggagagggagatcGGGGAGAGAAGTGAGACAGCTGGGAGAAACTGCCAGGCACCTGAGGATCCCCCCGCTTAGCCCTCTCTGGTAGGTAGCTTTACGGAAGCCGAACCCGAGCCTCAAAGGGTTAAATTCCTTTCCCAAGGTGCTCGTCGATGTTGAAACCAGGACTCAGACTCATTAGTCCTACTCCAGAACCAGTGCTTTTCCAGACCGACActcagagggggaaggaaggggggagggggaggagacaggcaggcCAGGGAGGAGCAACTGAGGCGAGGGGCCGCTGGGACAGGCCTGCCACGGGGCCCTCTTCCTCTGCCCGGTCCAGGCGAGGTGTCCGGACGCACCCTCATCGACATCGGCTCGGGCCCCACCGTGTACCAGCTGCTCAGTGCCTGCGCCCACTTCGAGGACATCACCATGACCGACTTCCTGGAGGTGAACCGCCAGGAGCTGGGGCTCTGGCTGCGCGGAGAGCCTGGCTGCTTCGACTGGAGCGTGTACAGCCGGCACGTCTGCCTCATCGAGGGCAAGGGGTacgggctgggggctgagggcccagcggcggggggcggggggggccctCCGTGCTGTGGCTGATGGGGGAGGTGACAGGGGACTGAGCCTGGGGcagtccccagccctggccctgacGCCACCTCCTGTCCCTGCACAGTGAGTCCTGGCAGGAGAGGGAGAACCAGCTGCGTGCTAAGGTGAAGCGGGTCCTGCCCATCGACGtgcaccagccccagcccctgggtgcTGGGAGCCTGGCACCCCTGCCGGCCGACGCCCTGGTCTCCACCTTCTGCCTGGAGGCGGTGAGCCCTGACTTCGCCAGCTTCCAGCGGGCTCTGGACCACATCACCACACTGCTGAGGCCTGGGGGGCACCTCCTCCTCATCGGGGCCCTGGAGGAGTCGTGGTACCTGGCCGGAGAGGCCAGGCTGGTGGTGGTGCCCATACGcgaggaggaggtgaggagggcgCTGGCGTGCAGCGGCTATGAGGTGCGGGACCTGCGCACCTACACCATGCCCGCCCGCCTCCGGACAGGCGTGGACGACGTCTGCGGCATCTTCTTCGCCTGGGCTCAGAAGAAGGTCGGCGCGTGAGGCTCCAGGGCGCCCCTCGGCCACCCAGATTCTCTATGACCTAAGGTGGCATCTAATAAAGAAATGTCGCAGCTGCTGCGTGTCTGTGCTGTCTGGGGCTCTCCTGGGAAGCAAGAAGGGCCCAGAGCTCTCTCTCGTGTTGTGGGGGTGTGGGAGGCACCAACCTTAGCCCCCCGCCTTTTCCCCAGAAGCTTCCACGAAGGTGGGTTTCTGTATCAGTCCTTTTCCCCATACTAAGGAAGCCTAGGTCAGAGAGACGTCAGTCAGTCAGCGCCTGCTGAATGCCGGGCACCTGCTAGGTCCACTGGCCCACACTCAGCAGCAGGTCCTGTTTGCCTGTTCGCATGTGAAGCTCGGAAGGGTTCAGACGGGCGGGacgagggctggggagggaggctgaggtggAAATTGCAGGGGGCAGGGTCACAGTCCAGGCTCAAACCGAGCCctgggaagtgggaggaagaacaagcaccccccccgcccccacacacaagCAGGACTGGAGCTCTGCCCAGCTCTGTGGTGGCTCTGTATCTGGACCTCGCCCCCTCCACACCCATGCGGAGACCCCGCTGGGCTGCCCTCTCCAgcgccccaccccagcccaccttACACAGACGAGATGCACGAGGGTGGGTGATGCTGAAAATTGGTTTATTAAGAATGTCCTTTGCTACCCTCCAACCTTAAAATAGTTCTTAGGATCAGAGATTAACACGGGCCACCCCAGTCCCTGCGGCTGGAGGCCTAGCACGGCGTCCCTGCTCTCAGCATGGGACAAGGCGGCAGGGAAAGGGGTGAGAATCCAGACCCCTGTCTCCGGTCAGAGGCCGCCTCTGGAAGGAAAGCTCCCTGAGCCCCACATTCCATCCTTGTGTAGCAGGGATGGGCAGGGACTGCCAGCAGCGAGCAGGGGCCACCTTTACTGGGGTGCAGGCACAGCCTGGCCCCTGTCAGCCGCTCCCCCCCGCCTCTCAGGCTCCCcgtcccctccccagggccccaggctgggcatgggcggaggggggaggagacagggaggctggaggggccAGAGGATCCCCATTTCTCTCATCCCTCTGCCTCCCAAAGGGCTGGTTCTGGAGGGTGATTTTGAGGGGTGTGGGGGCCCTGTGTGGTTTGAAAAGGGGGGGCAACagataaacacacagacacacacgcagcCCAGACGCCCATGTCCCCAGCCAGATGTCGGGGGTAGCCTGGCTCCTGCCGGCCCGGGGCTCTGTGCGGTGCTGGCGCTCGGTAAACGGCTGTTGACGGTGACTTGATTCCGTCCTCTTGCTCCGACCTCCCCTCGCCGTGTGGCACACTCACCTGCACTCACACTCGTCTCACACTCACTGCACGTATATTCCCCTAACCCCCACTAACCGCCTGCCCCTACTGCACGCACTTGAACACCACTCACGCCCTCTCCCCGTGCTCCACAACGCAGCAGGCCAGGGCTCACACGCACTGTCCCACCCCGCACCCCACACGCCCCTGGCCTGTGCCGGTCCCTGCGCACTCGGTCTGGCCcacaccccccaacacacacgcTTGTGTGCAGGCTCCCAACTAGAACAGCACCACGGGCCAGCGGGGGTTCCTGTCCTGGGCTCTCTGGGGTCCTGGCCCCAAAGGGGGAGTGTGTGAGGCTTCCTGGGGGTCTGGTCACCGCACCAGTCAGGGTGACACTGCTCCCCAATCCCAACAGCTTGTTCCCTTCGGATCCCATGGGAGGAGTGAGATCTGCCTGGCAACGTGGGCAGCCAAAGAGCAAGAGTCTAGTGCCACCTAGTGGTCGCTGGAGGAGGGCACGGGGGTAACAGAAGGGGACCCCACTGTACCCTGGCAGGCCTGGTACTTGGGCTCCCAGCTAGAACCACGGCTCTGGCAACCACCCAGGCagtgcggggtggggtgggggtgaggaggtgaCTGACAGAGAAGAGGGGGCAGTGGTCCTCTCGGTGGGGCTAACACAGTCCCAGCCCAGTTCAGCTCAGGAGCCGGAGGGACTGCccatcctccagccccagcccctgaggCCAGGCCCGGACAGATGCAAGGCCTGTGAGGGCCACGTGGGGGTGAGCAAGGTGGTGGGCAAAGTGCATGATTCTGGGCCCACACCTTTGATGTCTAAGTTCAAAAAACAAGTCATCTCGAAGACTGAGGAGGAGAGGAGccggcagggagggagcagaacCCCCAGCAGGGCAGACCCACTCCCAGGGCCTTCAGTCCAGCTTGAATATGGCCTTTGACTCCTTCAGCAGGTACAGGCTGTCCTCTTCCAGGAAGCTGTGAGTGAAGAAGAAGCCGGCTGAAGCCTCGCTCTGAGAGcgccccctgggggtggggtggggtgagtgcAGGCAAGCCGGCAGGGGGCGGCACAGAGGAGAGCTCAGTCTCCCCCAtaggtggggtgaggaggggcacAAGGAAGGTGAGCCTGGGCAGGGAGTAGCACCCACCTGAAAAAGAGCACATGGACGGGGATGGTGCTGATGTGCCAGATGGCGTGGGCGTCCAGGACCCAGAAGAAAGGCGGGAAGTCCAGCAGTTCGAGCAGGGACAGCCCCTGCAGCAGCAGGACCACCACCACGCACTTGCGCACGTGAGGCAGCCGCTGCTGGTTCCACAGGCACCAGGCCAGCCACCACACCAAGTTcaccaggcctggggtgggcggggcggggcaggatCACTCCCTGGACCTccgtctccccccaccccaccccgcccctatCCCCAGGCACTTTGACTCCTGGACAAcctccagcctccccccacctcctaccccgTCTTTCCCCTCCCCGACCCAGGGACCTCTCCAGAACCTCCTTCTCCAGGAACGGCACCGacagccccccacctccaccccaagcCAGCAGTTCTTCAGCTGTTCCAGCCCGCCAGGGCCCCAGTCCTGCCTCACCAATTGCCACATTGGCAGCCAGGTTGTAGCCATAGTCAAAGTGGACGAGGCCCAGGTAGGAGACGTGCGCCgtcagcaggagcagcaggaaaACCCGGAAGGCGCTGGCCACAGTCGGGTGCTGCAGCCCCAcagtcctgcccccacccatgaAGAGCCGCTCAGGTGGGGGTGGCCCGTCCCCACAGCATCCCCTGGGGCATCCCCTCACCCAAACATCAGTGCTTGGAAGccactgcccctctccctccccaaaaCAGGCGGACTGGGCAGgcctccaacccctccccctccccccaggcctggggccaagCACTACAGCTCCTTGGAAAGAGCCAGGGCCCCAAGTTCTACCCCAAGTGGCtgggcagcccctctgcccccagggctgaTTTCACCCCGGTAGCAGCCGAGGCAGGCTCACCTGACGCAGCACAGGTAGATGGAGTGCAGGATGACAGTGGAGGCACAGAAGTAGTCCATTTTCTGAGGACAGGGAGAGTTGGGTGAGGGGCAGTGAGAGGACAGTAGGAGGTGGGTGAGCCTTCCTGGGGGGCAGGACCCAGAGAGGACCTGCCAGGGATGGATGGGGACCCGCCAGGGATGGGGACCCGCCAGGGATGgggaccaggggtgggggcagaggcatGGCTGGAGTCTGGGGTCTAGGGGCAGCGAGATCGGTGTCTCCTGCCGCTTCCGCCTGTTGCTGCTTCGCTTCTGAACTTAACAGGCTGAACCTCATGTTCACACAACACAATTTCATAAAAACAGTGCTCAGGAGTGAAGCATCAGGGGTGACGGTGAGGATGCCTGCTGAGGGTCCCGAGCATCCGAGCCTGTCCCAGAGCTCAGAGCGCAGCCTGGAGCTGCACGGATGTGGGCTCCAGTCCTGACTGCGCCCCTTTAATGGCTGGGTGCTCCTGAGCAAGTGATTTCACCTTCCCAGGGCTCAGCTGCCTCATCAGTCAGGAAGAGCCAACCGCCCAGGCCAGGCTGCTCCCGTGGTTACAACACCCGAGGCTggaggctgcaggtttgatccccggtcagggcacgtacaaaaaacaaccaatgaacGTAGAAGTGGCATAAcaaataggtgtttctctctcccctcctctctctaaaatcaatttaaaaaattaaaataaaatcttaaaaaaaaaaaaagctctggctggtgtggctccgttggtcgGAGTCCCGTTCCGTGGACCAAAAGGTCtccggttcgatccccagtcggggcgcacACCCAGGCTGTGGGCTCTGTCCCCTGTCGGGGTGCGCATGAGAAGGCAACCGAGTTATGTTTCCCTCACATCTAAGTttcagtctctccctctccccgccccctacaccacccttcctctcttcaaaagcaatgaaaaatgtcctcgggtgagaataaaaaaataagaagaagagcCAATAATCACCACGCTGACCTCACGAGGGTGAGGCTCAAGTGCACTGACAGGGTTACGATGCCCCGGGAGCCAGTGCTCCCAGACCGGGTCAGCAGGACACCTGGGAGcaggctccgcccctcccctccgGGGGCGGGAGGGCCGCTCACCTCTGTGAGGTCCGTGTCCCTGGTGTGGAAGACCGTGGACCAGAACCAAGCGTTGAGGGAGACCTGAGGAGGAAGGCGGCTGGTGAGTGAGGCACCCCAAGGCGAGAAAGACCCCCCAGAGGCCTCCCACCTGTCTGTCtttggggaaggggcagagaaacgggcttccccttcctcctggagCCTACTACACAAGCCCGcgccccgccacccccacctgGCCCAGCTCCCTCAGGCCCAGcttcccacccctcacccccttgggggtgggggtcttgAAGCCTCCGCAGGTTTCTGGCCTGGGAACCAGTTCCGGCAAAGTCAAGCTCTCCCAGGTTACTCAACCCTAAGACAACAGCCCCTGGGGGGGGCCTCGCCTCCTTCCCCAACTGGCAGGTGAGGACAGCTCCACCCGGCCAGGGGAGCCAGTGACCTCAGCCTCTGGGGGCGGGAATgaagtgggtggggtggaggggctcGAGCCAGCTTGGGGTGTGTCTAGAgcaagcaagggagggagatgaagcAGATCCCACGAGGGCCAAgtctcggaggaggaggaggaggcttgCCAGCTGAGCCCCGCTTCCTCCTGGCCGGGCCGGCCCAACCCGCTGGGCCGGTGGCTGCTCCGTggagcagggctggagggggcTGTGGTGGGCAAGGACCCAGGGGAGTAGctgctcccttctccctggaAGCTAATTGCAAGGACAGAGCACACCCTGTCTTATAAATGAGCCCCAGATCTTGTGGGAGTTGGTGCTGGCACTTTTTTAAGGGACTGCCGTACCCACACAGAGGCCCAAGTTATTGAAAGAAGGGTGGGCTGGGGCGGAGATGcttccaggggctgggagccagagACAACCAGCTAAAGGAAGAGTCAGGCCGAAtgccctggaggtggggagggatgtgCTAGGGTGGGACTACCCTGCCCGAGACGGGGAAGGCCGGGAGCAGCTCACTGGGGTCCAGCACACCAGGAAAGCCGGCCCGACAGGGGACCGAGGGCGCAGGGTAAGAAGCCACAGTCCACCAGGTACCGCAGCAGGAAGCTCAGCCAGGAGGATGCGTTCCCTCATGCCCGCCCGCCTGAGGCAGCTCCTGAGGCAACAGGAAGGGGGCTGGCAGGGCTCTCCTTGCAAAGCCAGTCAGCCCTGGAGGTCTCTGGAGCCCCCTCGTACCAGCCTGTCTGGCTCAAGTCTCGCTGTCTCTGAGCTCCCCCCGGGACAAACGGGGGGGGGGGTAGCCTAAATGCTCCTTTGTCCCTTTCCAGCCCTGACTGCAGGTGGTTATTCTGGGCCAGCAGGTTTCCTCCTGCGAGGGCGGCCACCCCGTCCCGTCCCGTCCCTCGTGCTGCCCCTTCCCCAGAGTTGGGAATGGAGGCATGGTCTGGAGGCTAAGAAATGGGACAGAACTGGGAGGCTCCTTGGACAGGGCTCCCGGAgtcaggaggggagaggagcGGGCTCAGGGCTGCAGACCCAGGGGAGCCCGCGGGCCAGGTCTCCTGGGCAGGCTAGGGCCCGGGCCACCCCCGCGGGGATGGCCCTGGAGTCAGCCTGAGTGCTAGGGGGCggaggggcaggcagcaggggctgggcgccagccaggcctccttgtcagcaggcaggaagggggaggtgaCGCAAAGACGGAGCAAAGTGGTCGGAGCCCTGAAAGCAGGGAGGTCGTGCAGGGCCGGGGCTTccctgcagggcacaggggcGGGGCCGCTCGGTCCCTGGTTCAACAGCCTCTGCACCCCCGAAAAGTCCCCTCTCCACGGGGCAGTATCCCATTACTGGGGGGACCCTCTCCTCAGGCTGGGGGAGACAGaagaatgtagccctggctggtgtggctcagtggattgggcaccggCCTGCAggccaaagggccgctggtttgattcccactcagggcacaggcctgggctgtgagccaggtcccagttgggggagctcgagaggcaactgatcgatgtatccctcacacatccgtgtttctctccctctctttccccctcccttcgcctccctctaaataaatacataaaaccttaaattaaaaaaaaaaaaaaaaaaaaaaaaaaaagaaccaaggcCCTAGGGCCAGACTGCCAGCGCTCAAAGCCGGGCTCTGCGCttcctgtgtgtccttgggcaggcTCCTTAGCCTTGctgtgcctcagtgttctcatctgcaaGACGCGGACAGTCACAGTGCTGCTAAGGAGGTCAGGAGGGACACAGGGACAGCCCGTGCCCGGGGCCCAGTGAAACAGTGGGTGCTGTTTTCCCCCGCCA is a window of Phyllostomus discolor isolate MPI-MPIP mPhyDis1 chromosome 8, mPhyDis1.pri.v3, whole genome shotgun sequence DNA encoding:
- the PGAP3 gene encoding post-GPI attachment to proteins factor 3 isoform X1, with product MAGRTARLVLLAGAAALACGSQGDREPVYRDCVLRCDQRNCSGDALRHFRSRQPIYMSLAGWTCQDDCKYECMWVTVGIYLQEGHKVPQFHGKWPFSRFLFFQEPASAAASFLNGLASLVMLCRYRAFVPPSSPMYPTCMAFAWVSLNAWFWSTVFHTRDTDLTEKMDYFCASTVILHSIYLCCVRTVGLQHPTVASAFRVFLLLLLTAHVSYLGLVHFDYGYNLAANVAIGLVNLVWWLAWCLWNQQRLPHVRKCVVVVLLLQGLSLLELLDFPPFFWVLDAHAIWHISTIPVHVLFFSFLEEDSLYLLKESKAIFKLD
- the LOC114503969 gene encoding telethonin isoform X2, giving the protein MAASELSCQVSEENCERREAFWAEWKDLTLSTRPEEGCSLHEEDAQRHETYHQQGQCQALVQRSPWLVMRMGILGRGLQEYLLPYQRVLPLPLFTPTKMGAAKEEREDTPVQLRELLALETALGGQCVERQDVAEITKQLPPVVSVSKPGTLRRSLSRSMSQEAQRG
- the PNMT gene encoding phenylethanolamine N-methyltransferase, whose product is MDGEGETRRAWPGAALRGVTAPAAEESGGGPAADKRAVRPAGHRVGSGSTMSTGGPSHAAAAAQDARPDRAAIALAYQRFEPRAYLLNNYTPPRGDLSNPDGVGPWKLRCLAQTFATGEVSGRTLIDIGSGPTVYQLLSACAHFEDITMTDFLEVNRQELGLWLRGEPGCFDWSVYSRHVCLIEGKGESWQERENQLRAKVKRVLPIDVHQPQPLGAGSLAPLPADALVSTFCLEAVSPDFASFQRALDHITTLLRPGGHLLLIGALEESWYLAGEARLVVVPIREEEVRRALACSGYEVRDLRTYTMPARLRTGVDDVCGIFFAWAQKKVGA
- the LOC114503969 gene encoding telethonin isoform X1 gives rise to the protein MAASELSCQVSEENCERREAFWAEWKDLTLSTRPEEGSSLHEEDAQRHETYHQQGQCQALVQRSPWLVMRMGILGRGLQEYLLPYQRVLPLPLFTPTKMGAAKEEREDTPVQLRELLALETALGGQCVERQDVAEITKQLPPVVSVSKPGTLRRSLSRSMSQEAQRG
- the PGAP3 gene encoding post-GPI attachment to proteins factor 3 isoform X2, whose protein sequence is MAGRTARLVLLAGAAALACGSQGDREPVYRDCVLRCDQRNCSGDALRHFRSRQPIYMSLAGWTCQDDCKYECMWVTVGIYLQEGHKVPQFHGKVSLNAWFWSTVFHTRDTDLTEKMDYFCASTVILHSIYLCCVRTVGLQHPTVASAFRVFLLLLLTAHVSYLGLVHFDYGYNLAANVAIGLVNLVWWLAWCLWNQQRLPHVRKCVVVVLLLQGLSLLELLDFPPFFWVLDAHAIWHISTIPVHVLFFSFLEEDSLYLLKESKAIFKLD